GTGGATTGATCATCTGCATCCACAGGATGAAGTTGCTGCCCGTGACCTGGATCTGCTTCTGCACCGGCGTCTTGATCATGACGACGGTATCGACCGTGCGCTTGTCGAAGTCCATGCGCAGGATGGGGGCCGAGTCGGGCTGGGCCAGGATTTTCCGTGGATCGGCCGGATTGAAGCTGGGCGGTTGACCCATGCGCAGACGACGGATGCCACGATACAGCAGGCGTCCCTGGGGATCGAAAACCGCGCGACCATTCGTCGCATCACCCACGTAGAACAGATCACTGGCCCGCACCGGTGCCATGACGCGCGCAAAATTCCCCTCGGCATCGATGACGAGGAACGCCTGGGAATCGAAATCCACGAACAGCGTCGAGTCGCCGACGTAGGGGATGAGTGATCCGCCGGTACCACGCACACCGTAAGGATTGGGAGAATTGCTGGTGGTGTCGGAGATGACGCGGCCGGTGCGCAACGCGGAATCGAAGACCACCAATTGCCGACGCTTGGAGTCGTTCACGATGACGCCGCCATTGGGCAGATGGCGCACCGCGGAGACGTCCATCAACAACCCCGTATCACTGGCGACCACCTGCGCCAGTTGCCGGATGGGCGCGGTGGAGCGGGTGGCGCGCAGCGAGTCGCGCAGCGAATCGCCCGGAGGCTGTTGCGCGACCAGCAAGGCTTCGGCGGCGGGACTCAGAGCTGGTCGCACCGTGACCGGAGCGAACGTGGTCACGCCGAGTGACAGCAGAAGCGCGAAGACCATGATCGCCTCAGAAAAAGAAGAAGAAATCGCCGCTGTTCTGGCCCGAGCGCAGCAATTCCAGGTATCGTGGCTCCAGCATCTGCAGGAGGTTGTTGTCCATCACACGGAGCTGTCCCTTCGTGAGCAGCTTGCGGACGTCGGGAACGACTTCGATGAGATAGGTGATGGCGACCGAACGGGCCGCGGTGAGGCGTGCGCGCGCTTCACGCTGGTCATAGTGGGCCGGCAGTGCCGCGAGCGCCTTGGCGGCCGGCGTCCACACCGAGTCCACCAGACGGGTATACCGACGGCTGAGCGTGGCTAGACTGTCCGCCTGCCGGCGTGAGAGGTGAATACGTTCACCCACCTGCAGCAGTCGCGCCATCACGTTGGGGAACATGCTGCTGTTGAGCTGACGCACGGCCGCTTCCGTCATCTTCGTGCCGGCGCGGGTGCGTCCGCGCGCGAGCTGCTGATTGAGCCCCTGCCAGTCGCGCGTGGGCGCGAGATCGATGCTCATCTGCATAGTGAGCACCGCCGGTGTGCGTGAGGTGACCTGCTGTACGCGTGTCGCGCCGAACCGCTGGTTCACGTCGTAGCGGAACCGTCCCGTGTTCGGATCGAAGCCGCGCACGTACAACAGCGACTGATCGACGAACGGCACCTGTCCCCAACCCTTGAGTGCCCGCTCGCCATTCAGCAGCAGATCCGCCGCCGCGAGGGGATTGCTCAGCGTGAAGCTGAGGGTGGTGCGTTGCGGGAGGCGGATGCGTGACGGATTGAGCGCGATGCGTAGCGAGGTGCTGGCGCTCGTCCACGGTCCCAAGCAACTGTTCCGGTCGGCGAGACGCCCGATCTGCCGCTGCAGGCATCGCTGCACCGAGGGCGAACCATGATCGAGCAGTTGCTGCATGGCCGTGCCGAACGCGGCGCCGTATTGCGCGTCGGTCGATGCGCCGGGTGCGAAGATGAACGCCCGGTCATTGGCGCGTCCGTCCCCATTCACATCACCGGCCACCATCGGCGTGAAACGCTGGCCCGACTGCAGGCGCCCGTTCAACGTGAACGTGACCGCATTGCGCAGGTTGTAGCTCAGCATGTATCCGATATCGTGACGCGGCTGGCTGCCGGTGTTCCAGGCAATGCTCAGCGGATCACCCGCGGTGTTGCTGAAGCCGCGGTACTGCTGCGTGAGGAAGAGATAGTTGTAGGTGAGCGACCAGCGGAACACGGGAGTCATGATCGCGAACGGCGACAGCGTGACCGTGAGCTGACCGCTGCGCGAGAGCAGATCGGAGTGTTGCGCCTGCACGCTCGCGAATGCCGGTGTGATGCGCGCATCGCGGGTGGCGATGAGACCGCTCGTCGCATCGATGCTGGTGGGCGCGACGTACACGGGGCGTCCGCCTTCTCCCGTCAGTGAAAACTGTGCCGTGGGACGGAAGTTGAGATCCATGAAATCGGGCTGCGCGAAGTTGAGCGCCCCCTGCACATTGGTGGTCAGATTGTAACGATTGCCGAGCACCGTGCCGGTCCAGCTCAGATTGGCGCGCACGCTGCGTTCCTGGCTGTAGCCCGGTGTGAAGAGCGTGACCGCCGGCGCCGGGTTGGCGAACAGGGAACCGGCGCTGCCATCGGCGCAACTGCCCGGCCCCGTCGTCGCCATGGAGGTCTGCCAGCTCGCACTCGGCGTGGCCGCGCCGGTGCACATGATCTGCTGCTGAGAGTTTGGCAGGCCCGTATTCGCGATCGCGCCGTTGACGAGATCGGGGCCGCGGATGTTCTGGAAGAGACCCACGCCGCCGCGGATCGTGGCGCGTGGTGCATACGCGAACCCCTCACCGAAGGGGATCTGTGCCGCCTGGCCGTACAACCAGGAGAAGCCCACGCGCGGACTGACGTACAGACCGTTCGGCACGTGATCGTTGTGCATGCCGAACGCCTGCACAATGGCCGGGTTTTCGAGGGGACGATCGAGCAGGCGATTGCCGTCCATGCGGATGCCGTACTGCACCTGCAGGTCCTGCGATGGCCGCCACGCATCACCGAGTGCAAGGGCGCCGATCAGCGCGCGCCCCGATTGGGTGACCGCGTTGAGCGTGCGTGAATAGGACGACGGCACGCCGAGTTGCAGGTCCTCGAGCGACTGGTAGGTGTAGCGTCCGCGCAGGTTGAACGCACGTTCGGACTCCGCGTCGTCGAGTCGCAGTTCGGTGATGAGCTTGAGCCGGTGCCGGTTGTTGGTGCTCACCCACGAGAGCATGTTGCGCCCGCTCAGCGAGCGGGACGTGGTGGACCCGGCATTGGCGCCACCGCCGAAGGTGAGCGATCGGGTCGCGGTGGTGCCATCGGCCAACGCCGACGTGACGAGCACCGTCCCGCCGACGCCATCGAGGTAGGGATCGTTCCGGCTCTGGGAGCCCGTGAGACTCAGTTGCGATTCCGTGAGCACCCCGTTGGTGAAGTAGTTGGTGTGCCGGAGCTGCGCGCCGCCATTCACGAAGCGGGAGGCGGAGAGTGAACTGGGGGTTTGAGAGGCCAGCAGCGACTGCGGATCGGTGTCGGTGTAGCTGCCGTTGAAGGCGATGTTGAACGCATGGCCGCTGGTGGGCGACTTGGGCGCCCAATCGAAGGTGCCGAGCCAGGAGGCCGACGTGCGCGCGGCGGTGCGACCCAGGCCATCACCATGCAGCGGCACTCCGAAGCTCCCCAGAATTTCGCGCAGACGGGTGGCCGAATCGGCGGCGATCCCTGCACTCTGAAAGACGGTGGAGGTGCTGGCGAGCAGTGTGGGCAACTGTTGCGAGCGGCGATCGAACTGGAACGAGACGTTGTAGAAGTCTTTGTCCATCACGATGGGGCCCGAGGCCCGTCCGCCGAACGACACCGAGGAGTAGGCGGTGGCCATGCCGACCGGGTCGTTCCACTGCGCCTGCCGGGCGTTCAGCACACTGCTCAGCGAACGGGAGATGTAGTTGGTGCCCGACTGGGTGTTCACGCCGATCTGCGCGCCACTGAACCCGCCGTAGGCCACGTCGTATCCGGCGCGAAGCTGCGGTGAGACGCCGGCATCGCGGGGGATGCTCGAAAGACTGCCCTGTTGTCCGTTCAGCGTGGCGTTGTTCTGCGAGGGATCGAGCCCGAACATGGAGAATCGGTCAGGATTGCCATCGACGCCCGGAATGAGCTGCACACCCGGCATCGTGGCGGCCATCGCGGCCAGATTGCCCGCCACATCGGGTGACACATTGTTGTTGCTGATGGTACGATCGCCTCCCGACGGATCCGAGGAGAAGGCGTTGTCCGCGCTGCGGGGCGCCTGCTGGCGAGGACCGCTGGCGGTGGTGGTGACGGTCTGCAGGACCTGCGTGTTGGAGAGCTTGATATCGGCCACCAGCACTTCTTCGTCCGCGAGGCGTTTCACCTCGATGCGCTGGCCCTGATAACCGATCGCGGCAAACGCCAGCCAGTAGTCGCCTTCCCCGTTGGGATAGGTGATGGAATAACGGCCATCGCGGTTGGTGCGGGCGGTCTTGGTGATGCCACCGAAGTAGGAGACGGCCGTGACCTGCACCCCGGCAATGGGTTGGCCATCTTCCGACGTGACCCGGCCCCGGATGAGGTCGGCCGTCTGCTGGGCCGCCATCGGCAAGGGCGCGCCGGCCAGTGTCCACAAGCCCAGGATCACGGTCAGCAGGACCTGACGGAGATTCATCCGGGACCTGGCCGAAGTCTCGCACCGTCCATCACGCATCGCGCCACCACTTCGCGGCATGAACTCTCCATAGTCGATTGGTGATACCATGGCATCTTCCCGTCCCGTCTGAGGTGCGGGCCGTCAAGCAACGCGCCCCATGCTGCCAGTCGTGACGCGGAGGCGCAAGATTCCCGTTGACGTCTTCATCAAGACATCATGAGAGCGTCACCGGGTTGTCATTTTGTTCTCCACCCGCCCGGATCCCGAACCTCACCGCCCGATGTCCACTCCCCACATTCCGGCTCTCCCGGACGACCTGCTCTATTCCGACTATCGCAGAACGGAAGAGCTCGGCAGCATCCGTCAGGTGGCCCGGGCATTGGCGGCGGAGACCAGTTCCCAGCAGGTGCTGCAGACGCTCTGTCATCTGTCGATGTTCAGAGGACGGGCAAGTGGTGCCATGGTGACGCAGATAAGTGGCGAAAGTGGCGTATATGTCGCCTGCTCCGGGATCGCGACGCCGTTGCTGGGCATGACCTTTCCGCTGGCCGGCACGTTCATCTGGCGCGCCGCGGCCGAAAAACGCGCCGTGCTCCTGCCCACGCCACTGGAGGCGACACCGCCGTTTGCGGCGCTGCTGCCCACCCTGGGGTTCGGCCCCATTCTCCTCCTGCCGCTGGTGGCCAACGAACAGCTCTTCGGGGTCCTGGCCATCACGCGGGATCCGGGGCATCCCACGTTCGACGAAACTGACGAGGAGCGTCTGGCGGTCATGGCCGACCTGGCCGCACTCGCCCTCTGGAAGGCGCGGTTGCTCGAAGAGGCCCAGTCGGCCGATGCGGCGAAGACCAGCCTGCTGGCCACGCTGTCGCATGAGTTGCGCACGCCGCTCACCGCGCTGGAGGGGTACGGGGAGTTGCTCGAGGACGAGATTCTGGGGCCGCTCTCGTCCGAACAGCGTGAGGTCATCACGCGGCTGCGTACCGTCGGGCGACATCTCGGCTCGCTCATCGAGGACATTCTCACCTACGCTTCCCTCGAGGCCGATCGTCTTACGGCCCGGCCGACGGCGGTGCGTCTCGACGAACTGCTCGATACGTTGCATCCGTTTCTCGAGCCGCTGGCCCGCGAAAAAGGCATCGCGTTCCTGATCGAGCCGGAGCCGGGGTTGCCGGGTATGCATACCGACGAGGCCAAGGTCCGGCAGATCCTGCTCAATCTCTGTCAGAACGCGATCAAATTCACCGAGGTGGGCAGCGTGGTGCTGCGGGTGTCGCGTGGGTCGCCACTTCCGGAGGGTGGGAGCAGCCTGCGGTTCGCGGTGAAGGACACCGGCATCGGGATCGCGGCCGCCGACATCCAGCGGCTGTTCCGTCCGTTCTCCCAGCTCGAGGACGTGCCCACGCGCCGGCGCGGCGGGACCGGGCTCGGCCTCTACATCGCCCGCCGTCTGGCCACTCTGCTCGGCGGGCGCATCGAGGTCGTGTCGCGTCCCGGCGAAGGGTCGGTCTTCACGCTGGTGATGCCCGTTCAGGTGTAGCGATTTCCGGCGGGTGGCCCACCGACTGCCTCGGCGCGAACCCCCGGTTACATTCCCATTTTATGTCAGCCATCACGAGCGTTTTCAACGACGGCATCTTTGCCGAGCAGTTCGAGCGGTATCGTCGCGATCCAGCGAGCGTCGACGAAACCTGGCGTCAGTACTTCCGCATCGCCGAATCGCTGTTCGGCCAGGCGGCCGCGAGCACCGGTGCGGAAGCGGGCGGTGCGGTCACCGACGTGGCGTATCTGCAGAAAGTCGCGGGTGCCGCGTCGCTGCAGCAGGCGATCCGCATGTACGGTCACTACGACGTGCAGCTCGATCCCCTCGGCACGCCGCCCATCGGAGCCGACGAACTGCATCTGTCGTTTCATGGACTGACCGAAGACGATCTCACTGCGATTCCCGGTGCGGCCATCGGTGACGACCGGTTTCCGACGGCGAAGGAGGTCATCGCGCGCAAGCGGGCGGTGTATTCCTCGCGGATCGGATACGAAGTGTGGCACCTCGAGATGAACGAGGAGCGCAACTGGTTTCGTCATGCCTTCCGGGGCGGTGAACTGACGCGGGCGCTCACGCCGGAGGAAAAGAAGGCCGTGCTCCGTCGCCTCAACGAGGTGGACGGACTCGAGCGCTTCCTCGGCCGCGCGTATCAGGGGTACAAGCGTTTCTCGGTGGAGGGCACCGACACGCTCGTGCCCATGCTCGACGAGATGATCAGCGCGCTGGGCAAGTCGGGCGCGGAAGAGATCGTGATCGGCATGGCGCATCGTGGTCGCCTGAACGTGCTGACCAACGTCATGGGCAAGCCGTTCGAAGCGCTGTTCGCGGAGTTCGAAGGCCGCCACGACAACGCCGACGAGATGGCCACCGGCGACGTGAAGTACCACATGGGCTTCCTCGGCGCCCGTTCGGTGGACGGGCGCGAGGTGAAGCTGCGTCTGGTGCCCAACCCGTCGCACCTCGAAGTGGTGAACCCGGTCATCGAAGGTGTCGTGCGCGCGCGTCAGCGCCTCGCCGGCAAGCCCGGGGAGCGCAACGAACATGCGGTGGTGCCGGTGGCCATTCACGGTGACGCGGCGTTCCCGGGTGAAGGCATCGTCGCCGAAACGCTGAACATCTCGCACCTGAACGCGTATCGCACCGGTGGCACGATCCACATCATCGTGAACAACCAGGTGGGCTTCACCACCGATCCCGCCGACGCGCGGTCGACGTACTACTCGTCGGATCTGGCGAAGGGTTTCGAGATCCCGATCTTCCACGTCAACGCGGACGATGCCGAAGCATGCATCACCGCGATGCGACTGGCCTGCGCCTATCGCACGACGTTCAAGAAGGACGTGCTGATCGATCTGGTGGGGTATCGTCGCCACGGACACAACGAAGGCGACGAACCGATGTACACGCAGCCCACGCGCACGGCGGCCATCCGCAAGCATCCCACGGTGCCGCAGGTGTGGGCCAATCGCCTGGTGAGTGAAGGGGTGCTCACCGCCGACGAAGCGGCGCAGGTGGAGAAGGACGTGTCGCAGCGATATGCCGACATCCACGCCGCGTTCAAGCAGTCGCTACTGGGCAGCGAGAAGCACGCGCCGTGGCCGGCGGAAGCCGCGTCGGCGCTCCGGTCCGTGCAGACGGCGGTGGCGGCGGAACGGCTCCAGTTCGTGAACGAATCGCTGTTGCAGTGGCCGCAGGACTTCACGCCGAATCCGCGTCTGGCCAAGCAGCTCGAACGTCGTCGTGAGGCGATGGGGGAGCAGGGTGGCATCGAGTGGGGCCATGCCGAAGCGCTGGCGTTCGGCACCCTGCTGCTGGACGGCATGTCGGTGCGTCTCACGGGTCAGGACGCCGAACGTGGCACGTTCTCGCATCGCCACTCGGTGTTGAACGATGCCAACACGGGCCGCAAGTATGCGCCGCTGGCGAATCTGCCGGGCGCCCGCGCGGTGTTCGAGGTATACAACTCGGCACTGTCCGAAACGGCCATTCTGGCGTTCGAATACGGTTTCAGCACCGTGGCCACCGATGCTCTCACGTTGTGGGAGGCGCAGTTCGGTGACTTCGTGAACGTGGCGCAGCCGATCATCGATCAGTTCATCATGGCCGATCGCGCGAAGTGGGGTCAGGACAGTGGACTGGTGCTGCTGCTGCCGCACGGCTACGAAGGGCAGGGCCCCGAGCACTCGAGCGCGCGTCTCGAGCGGTTCCTGCAGCTCTGCGCCGAAGGCAATGCCACGGTGGCCTACTGCAGCACACCGGCGCAGTACTTCCATCTGTTGCGTCGACAGGCGCTGCGCAGCAATCGTCGTCCGCTGATCTGCATGCAGCCCAAGTCGATGCTGCGTCTGCCGCAGGCCTCGTCGCGTCTCGAGGACCTGGTGCAGGGCGGATTCCATCCGGTCATCGACGATCCCATCGCATCGCAGCGTCGGGACGATGTGCGCCGCATCGTGTTCTGCACCGGCAAGGTGTACTACGATCTGGCGCTGGCGGCCAACCGGAACCCGAATGTCGCGCTCGTGCGCGTGGAAGAGCTCTATCCCTGGCCGCACGAAGAGATCCAGCGCATCATGGATCTCTATCCCGCCATCGAACAGGTGGTGTGGGCGCAGGAAGAGCCGAAGAACCAGGGTGCCTGGACATACGTGCAGCCGCGGTTGCGGGCGTCGGCCGGAGCCGCGGTGGGTGTGCGGTACGTGGGGCGTCCGGAGCGGGCGAGCCCGGCCGAAGGGTATGCCGATGCGCATCAGCAGGAGCAGGCGCGTATCGTGGCGATGGTGATGGATACCGGCGAGGTGGCTGAAGAGCGGCCCGCCATGACGATCACGCAGTGAGGTCAGTGATGACGCGACAGCTTTCGCGGGTCGCGCGCCTCATCTGCCGGAGTGGATACACGAGCGCCGTGGCAATTGCCGCGGCGCTCGTCGTTGGCGCCCCGGCGATGACGGCGCGGGCCCAGTCGGGTGTGACGCTCAATGGCGGCGAACGCGGTGCGGCGCTGCTGGGGTCGACGCTCGCCGGTATCGGGACCACGGGTCGGGTGCTGACGATCGCCGCACACCCCGACGATGAAGACACGCCGGTCATCGCGTGGCTCGCCCGCGGACGTCACGTGGAGACCGCGTATCTGTCGCTCACCCGCGGTGACGGCGGACAGAATCTGATCGGCAACGAACTGGGCGAACCGCTGGGGGCGATCCGCACACAGGAACTGCTCGCGGCGCGGCGCATCGACGGTGGCCGGCAGTTCTTTTCGCGGGCCTATGATTTTGGTTTCAGCAAGAACGCCGAAGAGACGTACCAGCATTGGCCCAAGGATTCGATTCTCGGCGATGTGGTGCGGGTGGTGCGCGCATTCCGCCCGCAGGTGATCGTCGCGTTTTTCAGCGGCACGCCGCGCGATGGCCATGGGCACCATCAGGTGTCCGGCCTGCTCGCGCGCGAAGCGTACGACCTGGCCGGCGACACGGTGCGCTTTCCGGTGAAGGACTTCGGTCTGCCGTGGACCCCGCAGAAGTTCTATCGCAGCGCGCGTCAGGCCCCCGACAGTGCGACGTTGCGTGTGAACACCGGGGCATACGATCCGCTGCTGGGTCGCAGCTTCTATGAGATTGCCGCGGAAAGTCGTTCGCAGCACAAGTCGCAGGGGTTTGGCGTGCTGCAGCGGAAAGGGGTGATGTGGGCCTACCTCTCGCGTGAGGCATCGCGGGTGGGGCCGAGCGATCCGCGCCGTGAGCAGTCGTTGTTCGACGGCATCGACACCACCTGGACTCCATTGCGTGCCGGTGTGCCGACCGCCGTGGCGCCCGTGCTCGACTCCGCGCTCGCCGCGGTGGCGGCCATGCGCACGCGATATCGCGCCGACGATCCGTCACAACTCGTCCTGCCGCTGTCCGAGGCGCTGCGGCAGTTCCGCGTCGTGCGCAATGCGCTCGGCAACGGACCGGCACTGCTGATCGGCGATGGGCTGGGCCGCGCGGCGCAGGTACGCGCGCGTCCGGCGCAGCAGGCCGATCCGGCGCTGTTCGATGCGATCACACTGACGGTGCAACGCACCGAGCTCGCGCTGGTGCAGGCGGCGGGCATCGCCGTGGAAGCCACGGCTCCGCAGGCCACGTTCCCGGTGCGCGAGGCCGAGAAGGTGGATGTGAACGATTCGCTCCCCGTCACAGTCACCGTGTTCAATCGTGGACGGTCGGCCGTGCGTGTGGGCGCCGTGTTGATTCAGGGGTTGGGGCCACGCGCGAACGAGCGTGGCACCGTGGATGTGGCGCCCGACAGCGCGGTGTCGCTGCGGCGGTATGCGGTGGCGTTCACGCCCAATTCGCCGTGGTGGCGACAGCAAGGACGACAGGGAAACGACTGGTTCCTCATGCCCATCGATGCCCGCGACGAAGTGCAACGGGAGTCGGACATCGCCACCGAGGTGGAGGTGGGCCTGGCGATCGATGGAACGAACGCGTCGGTGCGGGTGCCCGTGGTGTATCGCTACGCCGATCCGGTGAAGGGCGATCAACAGGTTCCGGTGGCGGCAGTGCCCGGCATCACGGTCAACCTCGGTAGTGTCGTCGAGTACATCCGCGCGGGCGTGCCGGTGGATCGTGCGGTGAGTGTGCGTGTGCAGTCGGCGTATCCGCACGAGGTCAGCGTGCGCGTGCGTCTCGACCTGCCCAAAGGGCTCCTGGCGGACTCCATCCAACGCATCCGCACGTTGCCGGCCGGAGGCTCGGCGGTGGTGACATTCCGTTTGCGTGGCACGCTGACGGAGGGCGCGCATCAGTTGCTGGCCGCGGCCTTCCACGAGAATGTGCCATCCATGCGTGGAGTCTATCCCATCACGTACGACCACATCACGCCGATGCGCCTGTACGGCACGTCGGCGATGTCCTTCTCGGCGGTGTCGGTGAAGCTGCCGCCGCGCGCCCGTGTGGGATACATCACCGGGGTCGCGGACGCCGGCATGGAGGCGCTCCGCCAGCTCGACATCCCGGTGGAGAAGCTCGAGCCGTCGTTGCTGGGCAGCACCGATCTGTCGCGATTCACGAGCATCGTCGTGGGCCCGCGGGCCTACGAAGCCAACGAGGAGTTGGTGCGCCAGAATGCGCGGTTGCTGGCCTACGCCAACCGCGGCGGGACACTGGTGGTGCAGTACGGCGCGCAGGACATGAGTCGCTTTCCGGTGA
The sequence above is drawn from the Gemmatimonas aurantiaca genome and encodes:
- a CDS encoding carboxypeptidase-like regulatory domain-containing protein translates to MNLRQVLLTVILGLWTLAGAPLPMAAQQTADLIRGRVTSEDGQPIAGVQVTAVSYFGGITKTARTNRDGRYSITYPNGEGDYWLAFAAIGYQGQRIEVKRLADEEVLVADIKLSNTQVLQTVTTTASGPRQQAPRSADNAFSSDPSGGDRTISNNNVSPDVAGNLAAMAATMPGVQLIPGVDGNPDRFSMFGLDPSQNNATLNGQQGSLSSIPRDAGVSPQLRAGYDVAYGGFSGAQIGVNTQSGTNYISRSLSSVLNARQAQWNDPVGMATAYSSVSFGGRASGPIVMDKDFYNVSFQFDRRSQQLPTLLASTSTVFQSAGIAADSATRLREILGSFGVPLHGDGLGRTAARTSASWLGTFDWAPKSPTSGHAFNIAFNGSYTDTDPQSLLASQTPSSLSASRFVNGGAQLRHTNYFTNGVLTESQLSLTGSQSRNDPYLDGVGGTVLVTSALADGTTATRSLTFGGGANAGSTTSRSLSGRNMLSWVSTNNRHRLKLITELRLDDAESERAFNLRGRYTYQSLEDLQLGVPSSYSRTLNAVTQSGRALIGALALGDAWRPSQDLQVQYGIRMDGNRLLDRPLENPAIVQAFGMHNDHVPNGLYVSPRVGFSWLYGQAAQIPFGEGFAYAPRATIRGGVGLFQNIRGPDLVNGAIANTGLPNSQQQIMCTGAATPSASWQTSMATTGPGSCADGSAGSLFANPAPAVTLFTPGYSQERSVRANLSWTGTVLGNRYNLTTNVQGALNFAQPDFMDLNFRPTAQFSLTGEGGRPVYVAPTSIDATSGLIATRDARITPAFASVQAQHSDLLSRSGQLTVTLSPFAIMTPVFRWSLTYNYLFLTQQYRGFSNTAGDPLSIAWNTGSQPRHDIGYMLSYNLRNAVTFTLNGRLQSGQRFTPMVAGDVNGDGRANDRAFIFAPGASTDAQYGAAFGTAMQQLLDHGSPSVQRCLQRQIGRLADRNSCLGPWTSASTSLRIALNPSRIRLPQRTTLSFTLSNPLAAADLLLNGERALKGWGQVPFVDQSLLYVRGFDPNTGRFRYDVNQRFGATRVQQVTSRTPAVLTMQMSIDLAPTRDWQGLNQQLARGRTRAGTKMTEAAVRQLNSSMFPNVMARLLQVGERIHLSRRQADSLATLSRRYTRLVDSVWTPAAKALAALPAHYDQREARARLTAARSVAITYLIEVVPDVRKLLTKGQLRVMDNNLLQMLEPRYLELLRSGQNSGDFFFFF
- a CDS encoding ATP-binding protein, translating into MSTPHIPALPDDLLYSDYRRTEELGSIRQVARALAAETSSQQVLQTLCHLSMFRGRASGAMVTQISGESGVYVACSGIATPLLGMTFPLAGTFIWRAAAEKRAVLLPTPLEATPPFAALLPTLGFGPILLLPLVANEQLFGVLAITRDPGHPTFDETDEERLAVMADLAALALWKARLLEEAQSADAAKTSLLATLSHELRTPLTALEGYGELLEDEILGPLSSEQREVITRLRTVGRHLGSLIEDILTYASLEADRLTARPTAVRLDELLDTLHPFLEPLAREKGIAFLIEPEPGLPGMHTDEAKVRQILLNLCQNAIKFTEVGSVVLRVSRGSPLPEGGSSLRFAVKDTGIGIAAADIQRLFRPFSQLEDVPTRRRGGTGLGLYIARRLATLLGGRIEVVSRPGEGSVFTLVMPVQV
- a CDS encoding 2-oxoglutarate dehydrogenase E1 component, whose translation is MSAITSVFNDGIFAEQFERYRRDPASVDETWRQYFRIAESLFGQAAASTGAEAGGAVTDVAYLQKVAGAASLQQAIRMYGHYDVQLDPLGTPPIGADELHLSFHGLTEDDLTAIPGAAIGDDRFPTAKEVIARKRAVYSSRIGYEVWHLEMNEERNWFRHAFRGGELTRALTPEEKKAVLRRLNEVDGLERFLGRAYQGYKRFSVEGTDTLVPMLDEMISALGKSGAEEIVIGMAHRGRLNVLTNVMGKPFEALFAEFEGRHDNADEMATGDVKYHMGFLGARSVDGREVKLRLVPNPSHLEVVNPVIEGVVRARQRLAGKPGERNEHAVVPVAIHGDAAFPGEGIVAETLNISHLNAYRTGGTIHIIVNNQVGFTTDPADARSTYYSSDLAKGFEIPIFHVNADDAEACITAMRLACAYRTTFKKDVLIDLVGYRRHGHNEGDEPMYTQPTRTAAIRKHPTVPQVWANRLVSEGVLTADEAAQVEKDVSQRYADIHAAFKQSLLGSEKHAPWPAEAASALRSVQTAVAAERLQFVNESLLQWPQDFTPNPRLAKQLERRREAMGEQGGIEWGHAEALAFGTLLLDGMSVRLTGQDAERGTFSHRHSVLNDANTGRKYAPLANLPGARAVFEVYNSALSETAILAFEYGFSTVATDALTLWEAQFGDFVNVAQPIIDQFIMADRAKWGQDSGLVLLLPHGYEGQGPEHSSARLERFLQLCAEGNATVAYCSTPAQYFHLLRRQALRSNRRPLICMQPKSMLRLPQASSRLEDLVQGGFHPVIDDPIASQRRDDVRRIVFCTGKVYYDLALAANRNPNVALVRVEELYPWPHEEIQRIMDLYPAIEQVVWAQEEPKNQGAWTYVQPRLRASAGAAVGVRYVGRPERASPAEGYADAHQQEQARIVAMVMDTGEVAEERPAMTITQ
- a CDS encoding PIG-L family deacetylase, encoding MTRQLSRVARLICRSGYTSAVAIAAALVVGAPAMTARAQSGVTLNGGERGAALLGSTLAGIGTTGRVLTIAAHPDDEDTPVIAWLARGRHVETAYLSLTRGDGGQNLIGNELGEPLGAIRTQELLAARRIDGGRQFFSRAYDFGFSKNAEETYQHWPKDSILGDVVRVVRAFRPQVIVAFFSGTPRDGHGHHQVSGLLAREAYDLAGDTVRFPVKDFGLPWTPQKFYRSARQAPDSATLRVNTGAYDPLLGRSFYEIAAESRSQHKSQGFGVLQRKGVMWAYLSREASRVGPSDPRREQSLFDGIDTTWTPLRAGVPTAVAPVLDSALAAVAAMRTRYRADDPSQLVLPLSEALRQFRVVRNALGNGPALLIGDGLGRAAQVRARPAQQADPALFDAITLTVQRTELALVQAAGIAVEATAPQATFPVREAEKVDVNDSLPVTVTVFNRGRSAVRVGAVLIQGLGPRANERGTVDVAPDSAVSLRRYAVAFTPNSPWWRQQGRQGNDWFLMPIDARDEVQRESDIATEVEVGLAIDGTNASVRVPVVYRYADPVKGDQQVPVAAVPGITVNLGSVVEYIRAGVPVDRAVSVRVQSAYPHEVSVRVRLDLPKGLLADSIQRIRTLPAGGSAVVTFRLRGTLTEGAHQLLAAAFHENVPSMRGVYPITYDHITPMRLYGTSAMSFSAVSVKLPPRARVGYITGVADAGMEALRQLDIPVEKLEPSLLGSTDLSRFTSIVVGPRAYEANEELVRQNARLLAYANRGGTLVVQYGAQDMSRFPVTPYPLQWTRPAARVTLEQAPVTVLQPTNPLLTTPNRIGDRDWAGWVQERATYMPSTIDRRYTPLLSMHDPDEPANTGALLVAPVGRGRYVYVTLALFRQLPAGVPGAARLLANLVNGQAPASATPPVP